The segment ataTCCAACTTGTTCTACTCTCAGAGTTTCTGAATAAAGAAATCTTACAGAATGCAAAGGGGTCTCAAAACCAAGAGAGACAGCTTTTGAAAGGCTCCCTTCTTcccccagtttttcttttttataataaaGACGAGACAGGATTTTGCTAGAAGCCGTGGGGTCCTAATTAGTGTATGCAGAAGACAAATCATATAATTCTATGTGATTCTGCAAAGTCTGCCATTAACTCCTTCAATGACTACACAGGGTCTATAGTCAGCGAAGAGATCCCAAATTAAGTTGTACCTCTCCAATTCTGACAGGTGTGCCTGTCAACGTTGGAATGCAAGGCAGGGGACAACGGTCCCGGCATTCTGGATGAGCCACCACTCGACAGTCTCGGCACTTTAGGGACAATTTTCCAAACTTTATCCTTTTTCCACAAGGAACACATGACTCTGGTTTAATAACCTAAGGAAAGAACAGACATAGAGGGAAGATCatgaaaactgaaaggaaaaacagGGAGGGTGTTACACAAAGTAACGAAAGGaacagattcagaaaaacctaggaagacttgcatgaactgatcaagagtaaagtgagaagaaccagaagaataatttaaatgATATTATTGTTAAAAAGCAAACCAACTGCAtataaaagacttaagaactaaGGTCAACACAAGGACCAATCTTTCCATTTCAAATAAGAGGGGTGGAATACTACAAAAGCAGAATGAGACGTACATTTTCAAACATGACCAGCAAGTTAATTTCTATTGCTTGATTTACACTTGTTACAAGGGATGACAGAAAAATGTGGTGCCAATTCTAAGAAAGAACatcaatgaaaaacattttaaagagcaAAAAGACCTGGGCTCCCATCCAAGCTACTCcacttactaagctgtgtgatgttgggacTTAATCTCTCTGGCCCCATTGTACAAAATGGGTTAGCTGTGGTGAAGATTAAATAAGGGGATATGtgaaaacactacataaatataaagtaaaaatcaTGAAAGTATACAATTGTTCTTACAAAGTTTCTTCTTAGACATTCACAGACTTACCGTCTTAGAAACAAATTCATGCAAACGCATGCCTCCATTACTTTGTGGAGTACTGGAACTGTCAGTCTCTGGCATGGACTCCATTGGCCTGCTAGCCAGTGTAGAGTCGCTGTTCCAAGGCTGTAAAGTGCCTAAAATACATCAAAGTAAGCAACTCAGACTTTCAGTCTATGCTAATCATTCACATAGACctaagaagcatgaaaagcagacaGTTTTAATTTAATGCAGTAATTTAATTTGCAAACTACTACTAATAACAGGTCCCACTTCAAGGTAAGAGCTAATGTAAGTCAAAGATAGGAAGCCAATAATGTCACGGCTAGCAATCTGAAGCTGAATAGTCAGTACTCTGTTCTatcaatttaaacattttttatttttcttcatgaatcAGCCAGAAACTTTAACACATCCTGAAGAGTTTATTCTAAGAACATGACTCTcctaaattttatcatttttcttacaTAGGCACTGTTAGCCATAAACCAAAATCACCTGTTTTCCTTTGGCTCCTTGTCCAACAGGGCACAGTTTCAATAGTAGATATTGCTTCAATAGGGCCACCATCATTGGGAACAGTGACTGTAGTTTTTGCAATTATGGATTCGTTCCCCTGAAAGAAAAGTAGCAATGAGGGCAAATATGCTGCAAGAGACAAGAGAATGAAATTTCCCCCAGGTATACCTTTTGGCTTGTAACAAACCCTTAAGTTCTTATCAGGATTTAGGGAAGCAGATGAGTTGCTTCCAAGTTTACTATCTCGtactttaaaatggaaaatttggcCATAATAGCACATACCCAAGCTACTTAGAATCAAATATAAGGCTAACATTGTTTGCTCAAATCAGTTTTAAAATGTGGAGTAGTCTCGTTCATCATGGAAGTGACAGGTTATATTGTGCAGAAAAAATTCTGCTTCATCAACCAGCTCTCAAAGGATAACACTGCAGTTACTGACCCTAAGAATTTTGGTGCTTGAGACCACAAATCTCTTCATGTTCATAACCACAACTTTCTCAGTTATGTTGCTCTCACCTGGTCTACTGTAGAACCAATGGAACGAGTTTTCTTCATTGGTCCTGGGGGACCTTCTATAAACTGTCGGCTGTTAGAACGCTAGAGATGGGACAAAGAGTGATAATGTTAGGATGGAGCAGTAGACTTTGGAAGCCTGAGAGATAAAGTGGCTAAACTGGCCAAACTTTATGCAAATAATTAGGGACTAAAGCTGGATGtgagaagaaaagtagaagacaaaGCGGGGAAGAAGCAAAATATGCCCTTCACACCTTACATCTTCATTTCTCTGTGAAACTTAAAAATATACTCATACAAAATGGCTTTAAGGTCCTGAAACACGTAAGAGAAAGCTTTGAGAATTTAAATGACAACCCTAAGTAAAAAGACTTGTAATCCTATCTAAGGACATAAAGACTTTGGAACAATATCAATTGTCCCAATAGGATGACACCCCCCGCCCCCAAcacatacactctctctctctctctctccacttgaAGCTTTTCTCAGGGCAGCAAAATGTCTCACATAAAAATTAACATGACAGCTGAAGGCAGACATAAATTATGTTCTATTTCCTTCTAAGAATGGAGGCTGATGAAATCCAGGCCAGGAAATAGGGCTGGGACCTGGTCACCCACTGACAAAACTAGCCACAGTATACTGATGTTGGGTTTCATAGTTCTCCCTAGACCCTTGAGACAATTACAGGACCAGTGCATTAGGTATTTGACATCGTAACTAAATTTCATGGAGCAAACTTTTCTACTTCCTTTGGTTAGCATGGAAGCCTACataccctcttttctctcttcttcagcCTTAAGGTCTTCACCATAGAAGAATCCCAATCCTGTTGGAAATTGCATTATCTTATTAATTTCTTTGGTTACGCCTACACTCAACTACATCCAAGTTTCCAGAAAACTTTTTGTCCCAACCAACCCAACTTGCTTACAAAAGTTTCCACTCAGCAGTTACCTTGTTTTCCTATCTATATTAATTTTGGGTCTTATAAACACAAGTGATTTGTTTTAGGCTACCCTATTACTACTACTAAGATCATTCCTAAGAATAAAACTTTTCAGTCTTGGGAAATTTATACAACAGATAACCATTTGGtctaatgaaattaaaattctaCACCCTCATAGTCAGGAAAATTTGGCCACTGGTTGCTTGATTCAGTTTAAGTTACTATGAATATTGATTATAATAAATCATAGGTCAGTCTATAGCTTTACAATTAATAATATCCTGAAATTTTGACAAACACTCTGGTTTTggttaatttttctcattttggaaAGCTGACATCCAATTTTTGTACCTGAAAAGTAAATGATAACTCTTTTTCTCACTCAAGTATATCGTATTGAAGTAGCTCTCCCACTAACATCACATTCGGAAGTATTTTGGTACCttagaaaaattgaagaaatctCTCAATATTATTCAATTTCTCTTGATATCCTTCTGGAGAGAAACCCAAACCAATGGAATTGGCAGTCCTCTTCGGatcataaaacacttttcacaaatgCATCGTATGGTAGTTGCCAATCCTCATCACTATTTTCAGTATATTATAAGTTTCCTTCTAATTGGGATATATGTAAGCCACTTTCTCCTCAAGCCCCACACTTGAAAAATAAGACATAAGTCTATTCAACCAAAAACATATCTGGGACAGATGAACAGCAAGAAGACCGATCACTAAGGGGACCCTCTTTCCAATCTCACCCCAACACATCCAAGCTGTTTAACTGCATGCATAGCTTGGATTAGATGAGTCACCAATTCTATTACTTCTGGTATAATAAGACCACTAGGCCTTATCACTTGACCCACAgacccttctcttttcttccccccacACTCCTTGCAATCTGACCTGATATAATCTAAGGACCCATGGGCCCTGCCATCTGCCCCTCTGATGAATCCTTGACTTGGGACTTCATTCACCCTGatgctgatttttctttcatttattatctCTTCCAGTTAGGAGGATAGTTTtcatgagaacagggactatctaaccttttctatttatatattaaGTGCTCAGTACAGGGCTTGGGACATAGTAAAAAGTTAATAAacactttcattcatttatttattacaaATTACAAGAAAGCAGACCATGTTTGGgaaattttggtttttgtttctttttaaatttgctaGTTGAGGCCTTGAGTAGTCAGGATAAAATCAATTTCAATGCTGAATTCTGAattgtgcattttttttcttcagagagaaAGCCTCTTAAAAGTGAATAGGTGTTTATAAGAGTAAAAGTGAGAGGCAATAGGAAGATGTATTTTTAAATACTGTCAGAATTGATAGTACATTAACCAATGAAATACCAAGACAGCAAAGAaagggcgtgtgtgtgtgtgtgtgtgtgtgtgtgtacacttgtGTGAGTGTGagaatgtggggggggggggggggggggagggagagagaaatggactATCCAGAGCTTTATCAAAGCTTCATTACCAGGGATTCATCAGTCTTGTCAAAGCTGATATCTGATAAAATGGAGCCCGACTCATCAATGGTTGACAGTCTAAAAGGGTGAAACAACAGAGTATTAGTCACAGAAGGCAGTACAAGGTAAATTCTAACACTCAGTGAGTTCCACTGGTCAGGTCACACCATACACAGAGCAGTCTGTTTCATATGGGAACAACTACAAGGGCAAACCCTGGCTgtgattttttctttaaagggCCTACAAAGCGAGCTCCGAGTTGCAGACAAGAGTAAGATGCTCCACCTCCCAAGCTGTGTTTCTATACCACAGGCAACTCAAAATCTGTGGCAAGTGGAAGAATGAAATTTAATTTGATCTAAAATGAAGCTGCGTTCAACATAACACAGATTTACCGCAGCTCTAGTTTTCTAAGATATTAAGCTcatgtatttttaattataaCTATTTCTCTGAAAGACAACTGGGTCCTAAAACATAATAGTACCTAAAGTTCTGACCTTTGTCCATTAATTTTACTGGGGTGTTCAATTAAAGTCTGGTTGAGACTATTTAAATAGTGAATAAGCTGAACTAGAATTGCCTGGCCTTGGCTCACAGACGGCTTTCTAAACCAGAAGAGCTACAATGACTCTTTGGAGAATAAACACAAAGGATTCCTGAAGTGCCACTTCCACTACAGACTTCCTAACAATGTGCAGAATTACTTATTGATGTGCAATTTAGTCCTAACATCAAAATTTtaccagtggcaagacaaaatcatacaagaagaaaaaaggttGGCCCCCCAAGCCTTCCTTTCCCACCCTCCTCTCCTTGGACAGCTTTCCAGCTTTATTCAGCACACCATCCAGAAGCAGGATATTCACAAGTTCAGAGAATGGGAACTTCGGACAGCTGTACTGCTCCTGATCACACAACAACAGATGCTGTTTCCCCACCTTTTGTTCCCAGCATTGCCGTTGGACTGCTGGCCCCTGTTGAGGAAAGCCAGAGCGGATTTTTGTTCCTCGCTTAGCTGAATGCTGCCAGATGCATCACACATGAGCAACTCCCGAATCAGCTGAATCTGTCGTTCCTACAACCACAGCAGAGTGAAACATCGTAACTAGCACCTCAGATTTATGGGACAGGCAGAGCAGAAGACATTAAAATACAGCATTATGCAAATAGGCCTTCGGGAAGGCCACTACACCAATAGCATATTAATTCACATCAAGCCTAGATTGTCTCCAGTTCCTGAGCGGTAAAACAAACTCCATTTAGAATAGTAGGGCTTCTGCTGCAAGATTTCTGGATTACTTGGCTAACCTAAAAGAAGGATAATTTAGAATGAGGGCCCCAAAATAGATCTGTCATAGCAAACATTTTAGTGGCATCTTATAGGACAATTATTGGCTCTTCCACAGATCAAAGCAGGCACCTATGCACCTTTCTAAATGGAGGAAAATGCGTTTAAAATGGATACAAAGCTGTAACATGGTGGAACCAGTCAATCTGAACTTACCCAGGCAACTTACCAAGATGGATTTATGTCTCCCACCAGAGACCTGACACTGCACCATTGTACCAAGACCCATCCTGGTACATTAAAATGCTAGCGCTCTGTCAGTCACACTGTTCAACTGGTTGAATACTCCTAACCCTCTGTTCTGGAGCAGAGAATAGTGATGCAGAAAGCCTTATAGTACATTCTCCTCTCTTACGGTGACTAACTACAGATATAGAAATAACCCTAGGAGGCAATGTTTGGAGCACATAAAGGGAGAGCTAATATCCCATGCCAGAGTATATAAATAGGAAATTTTGTACAGAAAGCTTGGACATCTCCCATGCCAAAGGTGACATTTCCAGAACATCACAAAATGCACTGGAAAGAATCTTGTCATGGTTGCTACTAAGAATTATAGCTCAAGAAACAATACACACCAGCTTTTCACAGTCAGCTTCTGCTCGTTGTCTCCGTTTGATCTCCACATCTATCTGGTTTCGTGCATGTTTCAGTTTCACATCTAGGGCACTACGTTCTGTCTCTGCTTTCATCAAAAGATCCTTGTATTTTCCCAATTCGTGCTCTGTCCTTTGCCATTTCTTGCGAAACTCTTCAAAATTCCTTGCCAACTGAATAAATTctgaggaaaggggaaaacatCAATAATTCAGAGAGAATAAACTCTAATAAACAAGTCCAGTGGTTAGATTTATTCTGAATGAATCATTAAAAGACCAGCTGAACCATGAGCTAATCCAGCTGAAAACAACTTGGTTCCAGCTACAGATTTTGGATTGATGCTCTCTGCTCCATACTCTCCCATATTTGAGGGTCTTACATATTTCATAGGGAGAGGTTCCTGTTTTGATAGGCCACTTACTTTTGCTGTGGCCAGTGGCATCTGTTATAGAATAAGCTACTTATTAGTCAACCTGGCTCCAGATGTGACACTAAAGCTCCTGAACAGAATGCAATCAAAAGGAAACACCTTTGGGGCATCTGTCATATACCAGGCCAGCTACagctataaaacaaaaacagactcTTTTACAGTCATGCATTGCTGCACCAGGGAGACACTAAACAGCAAATTCAAATGTAACTGTTGTAATATGCTCCAGTAAAT is part of the Notamacropus eugenii isolate mMacEug1 chromosome 3, mMacEug1.pri_v2, whole genome shotgun sequence genome and harbors:
- the RACGAP1 gene encoding rac GTPase-activating protein 1 isoform X1 — encoded protein: METVMLNLRNLFEQIVRQAEILNEGNELQFIQLARNFEEFRKKWQRTEHELGKYKDLLMKAETERSALDVKLKHARNQIDVEIKRRQRAEADCEKLERQIQLIRELLMCDASGSIQLSEEQKSALAFLNRGQQSNGNAGNKRLSTIDESGSILSDISFDKTDESLDWDSSMVKTLRLKKREKRRSNSRQFIEGPPGPMKKTRSIGSTVDQGNESIIAKTTVTVPNDGGPIEAISTIETVPCWTRSQRKTGTLQPWNSDSTLASRPMESMPETDSSSTPQSNGGMRLHEFVSKTVIKPESCVPCGKRIKFGKLSLKCRDCRVVAHPECRDRCPLPCIPTLTGTPVRIGEGNLADFVSLTSPMIPSIIVHCVNEIEQRGLNEAGLYRISGCDRTVKELKEKFLRSKTVPLLSKVDDIHAICGLLKDFLRNLREPLLTFRLNKTFMEAAEITDEDNSIAAMYQAIGELPQANRDTLAFLMIHLQRVAQSSSTKMDVANLAKVFGPTIVAHAVPNPDPMTILQDTKRQPKVIERLLSLPVEYWSRFMMVEQENIDPMHGIENSNAFSTPQTPDVKVSVLGPLTTPEQQLIKTPSSSSLSQRVRSTLSKNTPKFGSKSKSTTTLGRQGNFFASPMLK
- the RACGAP1 gene encoding rac GTPase-activating protein 1 isoform X2, which translates into the protein MKAETERSALDVKLKHARNQIDVEIKRRQRAEADCEKLERQIQLIRELLMCDASGSIQLSEEQKSALAFLNRGQQSNGNAGNKRLSTIDESGSILSDISFDKTDESLDWDSSMVKTLRLKKREKRRSNSRQFIEGPPGPMKKTRSIGSTVDQGNESIIAKTTVTVPNDGGPIEAISTIETVPCWTRSQRKTGTLQPWNSDSTLASRPMESMPETDSSSTPQSNGGMRLHEFVSKTVIKPESCVPCGKRIKFGKLSLKCRDCRVVAHPECRDRCPLPCIPTLTGTPVRIGEGNLADFVSLTSPMIPSIIVHCVNEIEQRGLNEAGLYRISGCDRTVKELKEKFLRSKTVPLLSKVDDIHAICGLLKDFLRNLREPLLTFRLNKTFMEAAEITDEDNSIAAMYQAIGELPQANRDTLAFLMIHLQRVAQSSSTKMDVANLAKVFGPTIVAHAVPNPDPMTILQDTKRQPKVIERLLSLPVEYWSRFMMVEQENIDPMHGIENSNAFSTPQTPDVKVSVLGPLTTPEQQLIKTPSSSSLSQRVRSTLSKNTPKFGSKSKSTTTLGRQGNFFASPMLK